A stretch of Mycobacterium sp. ITM-2016-00316 DNA encodes these proteins:
- a CDS encoding TIGR03084 family metal-binding protein — translation MAGAEPMVADLRAESDALDTLVADLPDAGWRTATPAPGWTVAHQIAHLWWTDRVSLKSVTDEDAFAAVLGAAAKDPLGFVDAGAEELALTPPAELLTSWRRDRAALHDALLSVADGRKLPWFGPPMSAPSMATARLMETWAHGLDVADALGVRRPATARLRSVAHIGVRTRDFAFTVHGLTPPAELFHVELRGPDGELWSWGPEDAAQTVTGSAEHFCMLVTQRRPPHELDVVAVGPDAQKWLTIAQAFAGPPGAGRG, via the coding sequence ATGGCTGGAGCCGAGCCGATGGTGGCCGATCTGCGCGCCGAGAGCGATGCGCTGGACACCCTGGTGGCCGACCTGCCCGACGCCGGCTGGCGGACCGCGACACCGGCCCCCGGGTGGACCGTCGCGCACCAGATCGCCCACCTGTGGTGGACCGACCGGGTGTCGCTGAAATCCGTCACCGATGAGGACGCGTTCGCCGCGGTGCTCGGTGCGGCGGCCAAGGATCCACTCGGGTTCGTCGACGCCGGCGCCGAGGAGCTGGCGCTCACCCCGCCCGCGGAGCTGCTCACCTCCTGGCGCCGTGACCGGGCCGCGCTGCACGACGCGCTGCTGAGCGTCGCCGACGGCCGCAAGCTGCCCTGGTTCGGCCCGCCGATGAGCGCGCCGTCGATGGCCACGGCACGGCTGATGGAGACCTGGGCGCACGGGCTGGATGTCGCCGACGCACTCGGCGTCCGGCGGCCGGCCACCGCCCGGCTGCGCTCGGTTGCCCATATCGGCGTGCGCACAAGAGATTTCGCTTTCACTGTGCACGGGCTCACCCCGCCGGCGGAGTTGTTTCACGTGGAACTGCGCGGGCCGGACGGCGAGCTGTGGTCGTGGGGACCCGAGGATGCCGCCCAGACCGTGACGGGGTCGGCCGAGCACTTCTGCATGCTGGTGACCCAGCGAAGGCCGCCGCACGAACTCGACGTGGTGGCCGTCGGCCCCGATGCGCAGAAGTGGCTGACCATTGCGCAGGCGTTTGCCGGGCCGCCCGGGGCCGGCCGGGGGTAG
- a CDS encoding ankyrin repeat domain-containing protein produces the protein MASCLPDNPSLTRLRDEARRLQRGISDPAALALVREHHPQPDTALGRDRFALHDAHLTVARKYGFSGWPALVHYLEAAAELSVDPARFDETAADPADRFCALATLRYDEADAPPRRQAAAELLRADPSLIEHHVWAAAAAADPRALSALLRRNPALAGATGGPHGWVPLMYLAYARTPQHDSLAAAALLLDAGADPNAGFLWRGMATPFTVLTGVFGEGEQGPRRQPRHPLAADLAELLLRRGAHPADQQTLYNRMFRPDDAHLELLFAHGLADAGPSPWERRLGEAMETRAQMWQRQVSWAAENGFTDRLALLARHGIDISGVDPVLPRLPDQPNARDAGGATALHHAAWSGDLTLIRQLLDAGADPALRDGRFDATPQGWAEHAYQDEAAELLRLNSDR, from the coding sequence ATGGCCAGTTGCCTGCCCGACAATCCCTCGCTCACCCGGCTGCGTGATGAAGCCCGGCGCCTGCAGCGTGGCATCTCCGACCCGGCCGCACTGGCGCTGGTCCGCGAGCACCATCCCCAACCCGACACCGCACTGGGCCGCGATCGCTTCGCCTTGCACGATGCGCACCTCACCGTCGCCCGCAAGTACGGCTTCAGCGGGTGGCCCGCACTCGTGCACTACCTCGAGGCCGCCGCGGAACTGAGCGTCGACCCGGCCCGGTTCGACGAGACCGCCGCCGATCCGGCCGACCGGTTCTGCGCGCTGGCCACGCTGCGCTACGACGAGGCCGACGCCCCGCCCCGCCGGCAGGCCGCCGCCGAACTCCTGCGCGCCGACCCCAGCCTGATCGAACACCATGTGTGGGCCGCCGCCGCGGCAGCAGATCCACGGGCGCTGTCCGCCCTGTTGCGCCGGAACCCGGCACTGGCCGGGGCCACCGGCGGTCCGCACGGCTGGGTCCCGTTGATGTATCTGGCGTACGCACGAACGCCACAACACGACAGCCTGGCCGCGGCCGCGCTGCTGCTCGACGCCGGCGCCGACCCGAACGCGGGCTTCCTATGGCGCGGGATGGCGACCCCGTTCACCGTGCTGACCGGGGTGTTCGGCGAGGGTGAACAGGGGCCGCGCCGGCAGCCGCGGCATCCGCTCGCCGCCGATCTGGCCGAGCTGCTGTTGCGCCGCGGGGCCCATCCGGCCGACCAGCAGACCCTCTACAACCGGATGTTCCGGCCCGACGATGCGCACCTGGAGCTGCTGTTCGCCCACGGTCTCGCCGACGCGGGTCCGAGCCCGTGGGAGCGGCGGCTCGGTGAGGCGATGGAGACCCGCGCGCAGATGTGGCAGCGGCAGGTGTCCTGGGCGGCCGAGAACGGCTTCACCGACCGGCTGGCCCTGCTCGCCCGGCACGGTATCGATATCTCGGGAGTCGATCCCGTGCTTCCCCGACTCCCCGATCAGCCCAACGCCCGCGACGCCGGCGGCGCCACCGCCCTGCACCACGCCGCGTGGTCCGGTGACCTCACGCTGATCCGGCAGCTGCTCGACGCCGGCGCGGACCCGGCCCTGCGCGACGGCCGGTTCGACGCGACACCCCAGGGCTGGGCCGAGCACGCCTACCAGGACGAGGCGGCCGAGTTGCTACGACTCAACTCAGATCGGTAG
- a CDS encoding pullulanase, with amino-acid sequence MDYCLGDGAGGAQIWTADPTVDVDGDGVLDAIGLDLDGDGRPDDALADLDASGLADHAVHDRDGPAPAYFTDDGSGTWAVAIDRAGQLRWFGLDGVEATGGPMVDFDGDGHTDDRLLDVDADGLADRVLGHHEGTATAYADRDGDGSWDVQFTDADSDGAADSATDLS; translated from the coding sequence ATGGACTATTGCCTGGGTGACGGGGCCGGCGGCGCGCAGATCTGGACCGCCGACCCGACCGTCGATGTGGACGGTGACGGGGTGCTCGACGCGATCGGGTTGGACCTCGATGGGGACGGCCGCCCCGATGACGCGCTGGCCGATCTCGACGCGAGCGGGTTGGCCGATCACGCGGTGCACGACCGGGACGGCCCGGCGCCGGCCTACTTCACCGATGACGGATCGGGCACCTGGGCGGTGGCGATCGATCGGGCCGGACAGCTGCGCTGGTTCGGCCTGGACGGGGTGGAGGCGACCGGCGGACCCATGGTGGATTTCGACGGAGACGGCCACACCGATGACCGGTTGCTCGACGTCGACGCCGACGGGCTGGCCGACCGGGTGCTCGGCCACCACGAGGGGACGGCTACCGCCTACGCCGATCGCGACGGTGACGGCAGCTGGGATGTGCAGTTCACCGATGCCGACTCCGACGGCGCCGCGGACTCGGCTACCGATCTGAGTTGA
- a CDS encoding CCA tRNA nucleotidyltransferase: MPTDPTHDAADAELLAGAWVALNSYGDVLRDIGAVFAAAGHDLYLVGGSVRDALLGRLYSDLDFTTDARPEQMQKLLRGWADALWDTGIEFGTVGVGKAGHRFEITTFRADSYDQVSRNPQVRFGDTLEDDLVRRDFTVNAMAVRITAAGPAEFLDPLGGLAALRDRVLDTPSAPQVSFGDDPLRMLRAARFVSQLGFAVAPRVLEALLEMAPQLGRITAERVAAELDKLLLGADPVAGVDLMVQTGLGAVVLPEVGEMRMAIDEHHQHKDVYWHSLTVLKQAVDLEASGNPDLVLRWAALLHDIGKPGTRRHEPDGGVSFHHHEVVGAKMVRKRMRALKYSKQMVDDVSQLVYLHLRFHGYGDGRWTDSAVRRYVTDAGPLLDRLHKLVRADCTTRNKRRAARLQANYDELEARIAELAAKEDLQRVRPDLDGNAIMEILGIPPGPLVGKAWNHLKELRLDRGPLDHDEAIAELHRWWNAQQS; this comes from the coding sequence GTGCCGACCGACCCGACCCATGACGCCGCCGATGCCGAACTGCTGGCGGGGGCCTGGGTTGCGCTGAACAGCTACGGCGATGTGCTCCGCGATATCGGTGCGGTGTTCGCCGCCGCCGGCCACGACCTGTACCTGGTGGGCGGGAGCGTCCGCGACGCGTTGCTGGGGCGGCTGTACTCGGATCTCGACTTCACCACCGACGCCCGTCCCGAACAGATGCAGAAGCTGCTCCGCGGCTGGGCGGATGCGTTGTGGGACACCGGTATCGAATTCGGCACCGTCGGCGTGGGCAAGGCCGGGCACCGATTCGAGATCACCACGTTCCGGGCCGACAGCTATGACCAGGTGTCGCGCAATCCGCAGGTCCGTTTCGGCGACACGCTCGAGGACGACCTGGTGCGCCGTGACTTCACCGTGAACGCGATGGCGGTGCGGATCACCGCGGCGGGGCCGGCCGAGTTCCTCGATCCGCTGGGCGGGCTGGCGGCCCTGCGGGACCGCGTGCTCGACACCCCGTCGGCCCCGCAGGTGTCCTTCGGCGATGATCCGCTGCGGATGTTGCGGGCGGCGCGATTCGTGTCACAGCTCGGATTCGCGGTGGCGCCGCGGGTGCTGGAGGCGCTGCTGGAGATGGCACCACAGCTGGGCCGGATCACGGCGGAGCGGGTGGCCGCCGAGCTGGACAAGTTGCTGCTGGGCGCCGATCCGGTGGCCGGCGTCGACCTGATGGTGCAGACCGGCCTGGGTGCGGTGGTGCTGCCCGAGGTCGGCGAGATGCGGATGGCCATCGATGAGCATCACCAGCACAAGGACGTGTACTGGCATTCGCTGACGGTGCTGAAACAGGCCGTGGACCTCGAAGCCTCGGGCAACCCCGATCTGGTGCTGCGGTGGGCGGCGCTGCTGCACGACATCGGCAAGCCCGGCACACGCCGCCACGAACCCGATGGGGGAGTCAGCTTCCATCACCACGAGGTGGTCGGCGCGAAGATGGTCCGCAAACGGATGCGGGCGCTGAAGTACTCCAAGCAGATGGTCGACGACGTGTCGCAGCTGGTGTACCTGCATCTGCGCTTCCACGGTTACGGCGACGGCCGGTGGACCGACTCGGCGGTGCGCCGCTACGTCACCGACGCGGGTCCGCTGCTGGACCGGCTGCACAAACTGGTCCGCGCGGACTGCACCACCCGCAACAAGCGCCGGGCGGCGCGGCTGCAGGCCAACTACGACGAGCTCGAGGCACGCATCGCCGAGCTGGCCGCGAAGGAGGATCTGCAGCGGGTGCGGCCCGACCTGGACGGCAACGCCATCATGGAGATCCTCGGGATCCCGCCGGGCCCGCTGGTCGGCAAGGCGTGGAACCACCTCAAGGAGCTCCGGCTGGACCGCGGGCCACTCGACCATGACGAGGCGATCGCCGAACTTCACCGCTGGTGGAACGCGCAGCAGTCCTGA
- a CDS encoding NUDIX hydrolase, translating into MSDGDKAKPRRRRGRRRGRRAAGPPEADAERATPSGETASSSSDQVASERAGQPAKPGQNRKPRPSRRAPERLRTVHETSAGGLVIDGLDGPKDTQVAALIGRIDRRGRMLWSLPKGHIEVGETAEQTAVREVAEETGVQGSVLAALGSIDYWFVTEGRRVHKTVHHYLMRFLGGDLSDEDMEVTEVAWVPLRDLPARLAYADERRLAVVAGELIDKLHTDGESALPPLPHSSPRRRPQTHSHTRNRRPEESPPRRANGCGPAQ; encoded by the coding sequence GTGTCGGACGGTGATAAGGCCAAGCCGCGACGGCGCCGAGGGCGTCGCCGCGGCCGTCGCGCTGCCGGTCCGCCCGAAGCCGACGCCGAACGCGCCACCCCGTCGGGGGAAACGGCTTCCTCGTCATCCGACCAGGTGGCCTCCGAGCGCGCCGGCCAGCCGGCCAAGCCCGGCCAGAACCGCAAGCCCCGCCCCTCCCGGCGGGCTCCCGAACGGCTGCGCACCGTGCACGAGACCTCCGCGGGCGGGCTCGTCATCGACGGTCTCGACGGGCCGAAGGACACCCAGGTCGCGGCGTTGATCGGCCGGATCGACCGACGCGGTCGCATGCTGTGGTCGCTGCCCAAGGGACATATCGAGGTCGGTGAGACCGCAGAGCAGACCGCTGTCCGTGAGGTCGCCGAAGAGACCGGCGTGCAGGGCAGCGTGCTGGCAGCGCTGGGCAGCATCGACTACTGGTTCGTGACCGAGGGCCGACGCGTCCACAAGACGGTGCACCATTACCTGATGCGATTCCTGGGCGGTGACCTCTCCGACGAGGACATGGAGGTCACCGAGGTGGCCTGGGTTCCGCTGCGTGACCTGCCGGCCCGGCTGGCCTACGCCGACGAACGGCGCCTGGCCGTGGTGGCCGGCGAGCTCATCGACAAACTGCACACCGACGGCGAGAGCGCGTTGCCGCCGCTACCGCACAGTTCGCCGCGGCGGCGCCCGCAGACCCATTCGCACACCCGCAACCGTCGCCCCGAGGAGTCACCGCCCCGGCGTGCGAACGGCTGCGGTCCGGCCCAGTGA